Genomic DNA from Candidatus Aegiribacteria sp.:
TTCTTTACTTTTTTCGTTCACTGATCAATTATATTGTGGTAATCTAAATGTTGTTCCCAAAAATATCAAGTCAACCGGAGGTCCAATTGAGTTATTTCTTTCACTTAGTGCTGCTTCTGTCTTTATCACTTAACATGCCGACAATCCCATCATCCTGGCGAGCCGGTGTTTATGCGGAAGACGCGGATACAGGCGAAATACTCTACAATTTCGGTGGCGAATCCTATTTCAGACCGGCTTCCACGGTTAAATTACTGACAACCCTGGTGGCTATGAAAGAACTTGGACCTTCCTATGTGTACGAAACCAGGATAATGGCCGATACTGCGGACAACAATCTTTTCATAGTTGGAGCGGGTGCACCTCTCCTCAGTGCGGAACATATCAGGATTGTTGCTCTCGAAACTGCGGCATTCCTTGATCCTGATTCCTCCTGGGATCTGTTCTGGGACACAACAAGATTTACCAGCGAATCACACAACCCCGGCTGGGATACCTCCGACTGGAGTAGGATGTACTGTCCTCCGATTGAAGGTCTTTCTGTGGGAGATAATATCCTGCAGCTTATTATCTCCACAAGAGGTGATACAATGAGAGTCTTTTACTATCCTCCGCTGCCTGGTCTGGAAATAGAGAATAATCTTGTTACAGGCACCAGAGAATCTGTAAGAGCAAATGTGGAAGGCTGGACGGAGAACAGACCGTTGATAATACTGGAAGGAATGATACCCCCGGACACCCAGCTTGTTCTTTACAAACCCTTTGCAGGACCTCCAGCTGAATTCGCGGGAATGCTTGCCGTAGAACTGGAGGCTGCCGGTCTTAATATCAATCAGGTAATGCAGAGAAAAACACCTGATTCAGCTTCACTGGTTCAGACCTCTGTAATATTCTCCGACCCTATGTTCGTTCTCCTGACCTCAATGAATAAGTGGAGCAGGAATATGGTAGCCGAGATGGTTCTTAGAACTGCCAGCCTTGAAACAGGATCCAACCCGGCCTCAACCGGAGCAGGCTGTGATGTAACAGGTCAGCTGCTGAGGGATATTGTCCCCTCACTTACAGGATTTCAGATTGCGGATGGTTCGGGTCTTTCCAGGTTCAACAGCCTGACGCCGATACATCTGGCAAGAATCCTCTCAGAAGGAATCAGTTCAGCGGAATGGGGAGTGGAGTTCCTTGCCACATTACCTGTAAACGGTGTTGATGGAACGCTGAGATCAAGAATGGCTGATCTGCCTCCTGGAGCCTTTCGAGGAAAAACCGGAACTTTAAATGATACGTCAGCGATAGCGGGGCTGCTTACTTCCTCCTCGGGCAGAAGAATAGTACTTGTGATAATGTTTGAGGTGCCCAGAGGTCAAACCTGGACAGCAAGAGGACTGCAGGACAACATGGTATCATGGTTCTGGGAAAACTACTGATGGAAAAGAGAATTTATCCGGAGCCGGAGTGGAGTGAAGAGGGATTCAAAAAATATACGCATCGAAACCTTTGAATCACCCCTTTTCCTTTCTACGAAAACGATTGGCACTTCACCGATATCTGTACCTTTTTTCCAGACATCGTAAAGGGTTTCCACCAGAAAGGCGTATCCGGAGGATTTGATCTCAGAGGATAGAAGGATCGGAAGCACTTCAGAGCGAAAACCTCTGAAGCCGCTTGTACTGTCACTGAAGGGCATTCCTGTCAATAATTTGATGTACCTGTTCGCAGCATAACTGAGATTCAGTCTAACGATGGACCAGTTCAGCACACTGACGCCTTTCAAATATCTTGAACCCACTACAAAAGCATGACCATCAAGCGCGTTGTCAATCATCTCAAGGTGAAGCGGCTGATGGGACAGATCGGCATCCATCATGAATATTCTGTCCCAGCGGCCCGATTCAAAGACTTCTTTGTAAGCTTCTTTGTATGCCTGTCCTAGGCCCTCCTTGGCTTCCCTTTCCAGCAAATGCACCTCAGGATCTTTTTTAATCAGTTTCTGAATCTCTTCGACCGTTCCGTCCGGGGAACTGTCGTCTATGAACATCAGATCAAAATCGCACACTTCGCGAATGCTGTCGTAAAGAGGTTGAATATTCTGTACTTCGTTATAAGTGGGAATAAGTATAATCCGACGGTGTTTCAGGATGATACTCTTTCAATGTAGCTGTCATTCCTCGTATCGATTTTTAGCACATCTTTTTCCTGAATGAACAACGGTACCTGAACCTTCAGACCGGTCTGCAGAATTGCGGGTTTCGTACCACCGCTTGCAGTATCCCCTCTAAGCCCGGGGTCGGTTTCTACTACTTCAAGCTCCACAGTATCCGGAGGTTCAAGCATTATCGGTTTGTCATCGACAAACGCTATCTTAACTTCACTGTTCTCAACAAGGTAATTGGATGCGTCTCCGATCAGGTCGAAATCAAGGTGTATCTGCTCGAAAGTATCGGGATTCATAACGACGAATTCAATATCGGTCATATAGAGCAGTTCCCATATCCTGTGTTCCACTCTGACTTCAGTAACTTTCTCGCCCGCCCTCCAGGTGCGGTCAAGAACCTTGCCTGAGAGTATCTCCTTCATTTTCGATCTAACGAATGCGGCCCCTTTTCCGGGGTTAACATGCTGAAATTCTACAATCTGGCATAACACTCCATCAATATCAATAACCATGCCACGCCTGAAATCATTACTTGTGGGCACTGATGCTACCTCCGTTTTTCTGATCAATTAATTCGTACAGGATTTCCAAGGCATGAATGTAGCCTTTTATTCCAGCTCCCGCAATGAATGCATCCGCGGCTTTTGCGGTTACAAATTCGCTCCTGAAGGATTCCCTTGCAAACACACGGCTTATATGCACTTCTACAACAGGACCGTCAAACGCGGTCAGGGCATCCATTATAGCTATTGAATAATGCGAGTATGCCGCCGGGTTTATAACGATACCGATTGAACTGCCCGAAGCGCTGTTAATAGCTTTGACAAGCTCCCCTTCAACGTCCGACTGAATGAAGTCTGCCTTATAACCATCACTGGATGCTTTTTTTTCGATCATTACCGCAAGCTCATTCTGTGAAGTGGTTCCGTAGTGTTCAGTTTCACGATTGCCAAGCTGTGAAAGGTTAGGACCGTTGATGATTGTGATGATGCGGGAACTTCTCATTCAAACTCTTCATCGTAGGGTTTCAGTTGAAGCTCCTGCTTCTCTTCATCTGAGAAGAATCCGAGCAGGCTTCCCGGTGAGGTTCTTCCAACCGTCGGTTCCTCTTCGATCGGATATCCGCTGGATTCCGTTTTCCCCGATTCGGGAACTGCTCCGGTAGCAATGCCCTGAGATTCAAGAACTTTACTCATTCTGTCCGTCTGGGGAAATACTTCATTATCAGAATCGAATTCCTCTTTCTCAACATCAAGGGATATCTTGTTAGATGAATTCTTCCTGGATCTTGCTTCTTCCAGCCTGTCTCTTGCCTCATCATCTCCCGGCTGCTCGAAGAGATACTCTTCAAAATAGTGTACAGCTTTACTCCAGTATTCCTTCAGGAAGTGTATCTCGGCCAGGTTTTTGAGTGCTACAAGGTTCTGTGGTTGTGTAGAATTCACTTTTTCGAATATATCCATCGCCTTCTCGAGAAGGCCAGAATCTTTATAACACCTGCCAAGAACCACTGAAATTGAAATATTATTTTTCCATCTGGTAAGACCGGTACTCGCGATTTCCCGCGATTCATCAAGCCTGCCGGTTCTGCGAAGAAGATCTGAGAACCTGGCACATAGTATCGGTGAAGGATTACTGATCCAATCATTTCTAACTTCTTCCAGTTCCTGTCTGGATATGTTATCTGCCATTTTATTCCCCCGGTATGAATGTATTCAAAATGATCCATCCCTCTCGAATATACGGTTCTTTCTCCCGGTGTTCGTGAAATACTTCCATATCGAGGAGATACCTTCTACCGTTATCCCTTATAACATAACTTGTGAACGCGCCCGCGTTCAGGTGATCTGGATTTCTCCACATGCCAAGGAGCC
This window encodes:
- the dacB gene encoding D-alanyl-D-alanine carboxypeptidase/D-alanyl-D-alanine-endopeptidase, with the translated sequence MSYFFHLVLLLSLSLNMPTIPSSWRAGVYAEDADTGEILYNFGGESYFRPASTVKLLTTLVAMKELGPSYVYETRIMADTADNNLFIVGAGAPLLSAEHIRIVALETAAFLDPDSSWDLFWDTTRFTSESHNPGWDTSDWSRMYCPPIEGLSVGDNILQLIISTRGDTMRVFYYPPLPGLEIENNLVTGTRESVRANVEGWTENRPLIILEGMIPPDTQLVLYKPFAGPPAEFAGMLAVELEAAGLNINQVMQRKTPDSASLVQTSVIFSDPMFVLLTSMNKWSRNMVAEMVLRTASLETGSNPASTGAGCDVTGQLLRDIVPSLTGFQIADGSGLSRFNSLTPIHLARILSEGISSAEWGVEFLATLPVNGVDGTLRSRMADLPPGAFRGKTGTLNDTSAIAGLLTSSSGRRIVLVIMFEVPRGQTWTARGLQDNMVSWFWENY
- a CDS encoding polyprenol monophosphomannose synthase, whose translation is MILKHRRIILIPTYNEVQNIQPLYDSIREVCDFDLMFIDDSSPDGTVEEIQKLIKKDPEVHLLEREAKEGLGQAYKEAYKEVFESGRWDRIFMMDADLSHQPLHLEMIDNALDGHAFVVGSRYLKGVSVLNWSIVRLNLSYAANRYIKLLTGMPFSDSTSGFRGFRSEVLPILLSSEIKSSGYAFLVETLYDVWKKGTDIGEVPIVFVERKRGDSKVSMRIFFESLFTPLRLRINSLFHQ
- the efp gene encoding elongation factor P, with translation MPTSNDFRRGMVIDIDGVLCQIVEFQHVNPGKGAAFVRSKMKEILSGKVLDRTWRAGEKVTEVRVEHRIWELLYMTDIEFVVMNPDTFEQIHLDFDLIGDASNYLVENSEVKIAFVDDKPIMLEPPDTVELEVVETDPGLRGDTASGGTKPAILQTGLKVQVPLFIQEKDVLKIDTRNDSYIERVSS
- a CDS encoding 3-dehydroquinate dehydratase — translated: MRSSRIITIINGPNLSQLGNRETEHYGTTSQNELAVMIEKKASSDGYKADFIQSDVEGELVKAINSASGSSIGIVINPAAYSHYSIAIMDALTAFDGPVVEVHISRVFARESFRSEFVTAKAADAFIAGAGIKGYIHALEILYELIDQKNGGSISAHK